The genomic stretch AACTCACCGACTTTGGGCATTACCAACTCCCATGGTGTGACGGGCGGTGTGTACAAAACCCGAGAACGTATTCACCGCAGCGTAGCTGATCTGCGATTACTAGCGATTCCGACTTCATGAAGTCGAGTTGCAGACTTCAATCCGAACTGGGACTACTTTTTTGAGATTTGCTTAACGTCACCGTCTTGCGTCTCTTTGTAGTAGCCATTGTAGCACGTGTGTTGCCCCACTCGTAAGAGGCATGATGATTTGACGTCGTCCCCACCTTCCTCCGGCTTACACAGGCAGTATCTTTAGAGTCCTCGTCTTTCACGTTAGTAACTAAAGAAAGGGGTTGCGCTCGTTGCAGGACTTAACCTAACATCTCACGACACGAGCTGACGACAACCATGCACCATCTGTCATCTTGTTAGCCTCCACTATATCTCTATAGCTTTGCAAGGATGTCAAGAGTGGGTAAGGTTCTACGCGTATCTTCAAATTAAACCACATGCTCCACCGCTTGTGCGGGTTCCCGTCAATTCCTTTAAGTTTCACTCTTGCGAGCATACTACTCAGGCGGATCATTTAACGCGTTAGCTGTGTTAGTGATTTAATACCACCAACTAATGATCATCGTTTACAGCGTGGACTACCAGGGTATCTAATCCTGTTTGCTCCCCACGCTTTCGTCCCTTAGTGTCAATGTATGACCAGTTAGCTGCCTTCGCCTATTGGTGTTCTTCCTAATATCTACGCATTCCACCGCTACACTAGGAATTCCGCTAACCTCTTCATAATTCTATTTTGCCAGTATCTAAAGCGGGCTGAAGTTGAGCTTCAGTATTTAACCTTAAACTTAACAAAAAACCTACGGACGCTTTACGCCCAATAATTCCGGATAACGCTTGCGACCTATGTATTACCGCGGCTGCTGGCACATAGTTTGCCGTCGCTTTCTAATAAGGTACCGTCAAGATCAAATCATTTCCTATTTGATTTTTTCTTTCCTTATAACAGCAGTTTACATCCCGAGGGATTTCATCCTGCACGCTGTGTCGCTCCATCAAGCTTTCGCTCATTGTGGAAAATTCCTTACTGCTGCCTCCCGTAGGAGTCTGGGCCGTATCTCAGTCCCAGTGTGGCGGTACAACCTCTTGGCCCCGCTAAACATCATTGTCTTGGTGAGCCATTACCTCACCAACTAACTAATGTTCCGCACCCCCATTTCTAGGTGAAGCTTTAAAGGCTCCTTTCTATATTTCTTCATGCGAAAAAATATTATATTCGGTATTAGCTACTGTTTCCAGTAGTTATCCCAATCCTAAAGGTAGGTTAGGTACGTGTTACTCACCCATTCGCTACTAAATGTTTTAGTAAACTAAAACATCCCGTTCAACATGCATGTATTAGGCACACAGCAAGCGTTCATCCTGAGCTAGGATCAAACTCTCAAAAAAATTGCGTGTTTAATTTAAATGGTTTTGCTTATGTATCTAGTTTTGAAAGATCTAATGCTGCCTTTTGTTTTTAAGGCGTAAATAATATTTTACTATATTTTTTTAAAACACCAAGAAAATTTTTTATTTTTTTTCTTGTTGCTCGCCTTATTTCAAAAGAGCAAAATTAATTTTACAATATAAAACAAAAAAACCAAGAAAATTTTTTTATTTTTTTAAAAGCACTAGTTTTTAGCTAAAATATTATTTGTAAATAGTAATTGTATAAATTATATAATATATAATAGAGATGTTTTATGAACCCTATAATTAGAAATATATTAATAGTATCAATCTTTGCCGCAATAGCAATAACTGTTATAACCTTGATAATATCAAATATCAAAAAAAATAAAATTGTAAAAAAGTACCAACAGCTAAATAATGATAAATTATTAGTAGAAAAAAATATTAAAATAAATGATATAGTTAATCAAATACAAAATACAAATTTGATTGTTGAAGAGGTAGAATTTATATTAAATATTATTGATACTTATAATTATAAAAAACCACTTTTTCTAGAAACAGATGGTTTATTGTCGATTTTAAGTGCAAAAATGAATAAAATTAACACTTATATTTTAAAAGAACATTTAATATTAAAGCAATTTGAAGATCACAAAAAAGAAATAACACAAAATAATATTATAATATTAGATAAACCTGAAAATAATTATGATTTTATCTATCTTTTTAATTCAAATTACCAAAATGAATGGAAAGTTTTAAACTTTTTTTATAAATTATTAGATGAAGGTGGTATTTTTGTAATTAAATTAGAGAGAAAAAATAGAAAAAATCTTCTTAACGATCTTAAATATAATAATATTAAATACTATTTAGATTATTATTTTAACTTGATTATTATTAAAAAAGAAAAATCTATTAAAATATAATATCTAAACCAAAAAAGGAAGGAATTTAAAATGCAAAAAAATAGTAATAATCAAATACTTTTAACTAAAGAAAAGTTAGAAGAATTAAAACAAGAGTTAAATAATTTAATTAATATTGAACGTAATAATGTAATTGAAGAAATAAAATATGCTCGTCAACAAGGTGACTTATCTGAAAATGCCGAGTACGATGCTGCTCGTGAAAAACAAGGAGTTATCGAATCACGAATTCGTGAGCTTGATGCCATTATTACAAAAGCACAAATTATTCGCACAAACACTGGAAGTTCTAGTATTTCAGTGGGATCTAAAGTTACTATCGAAAATTTAAAAAACAACAAAATCAACACTTTTCAAATAGTTGGTTCTTCTATTGATGCTGATCCTTTCCAAAATAAAATTTCTATTTCTTCAGCTTTTGCACAAGCTATTATGGGTCAACATGAAGGTGACGAATTAGATGTTGATACCATTGAAAAGTATTCTGTGCGTATTTTGAAAGTCGAAAATAATTAATTATGCACTTTTTACATAAAGTAAAAAGTTATTTTCCAAATTCAGCAAAGCAATGAAAACTTTATTCAAAGATTACCATTCCATTAGTTTTATCCTCTTTGTTCATTTCTCTTAATAACTTTGTAGATAATTTTATGGTTTCTCAAATTAGTGGTGGGGTAACCGCTATTGGTTTAGCTAATGTGTGGACAGGGATTGCTTTTTCTTTTTTAGCTTCAATTAATGTTGTTGGCTCAATTATTTTTAGTCAATATTGAGGGAAAAAAGATTTTATCCGTGCCAGACAAATCAATAATATTCGTTTACTTTTAAACATTTTTTTCGCATTGCTACTAGGTGCTTTTGCTTGAAGTATGCCGGATAAAATGATAGAATTAGTACAAAAAAACAACACTAATGTCAAAGAAATACAAAACACCATCACTGCTGCTAGACAATATCTTTTTGTTATTGCTTTTTCATGGGTTCTATTTGCTTATACAATTACTACTTCTTCAATGCTTCGTGAAAGTGGTTCTATACGCGCTGCAACAATTTTAACTTTTATGACTTTAGCTATTAATGTTATTCTAAATTTGATCTTAATCCCAAGTTTGGGTATTGTAGGTTCGGCTTTAGCTACTGTAATTGCTCGTGGTATTACTGCACCTAGTTTATATATATATCAATACTTTTATAAAAAAGAAGTTCGATTAATTATCTGAGAAATTTTCAGTATTAAAAAAGAAATTTGGTATCAATTTATAAAAAGATTTCCTGGGTTAATTTTAACTGTAATTGCATCAGTTTCTATTTCTCTCCGTGCTATTTTTTGGTCACAAGGTTTACCACAAGGCTCAATTGGTATTGACTCAATGGATCACTTATATATTTATTGAGGAATTGGTTTTATAACTGTTTCTGGAATTACATCAACTATTTCAACTATTCTTTTGGTAGCTTTTGCTTCTATCCAATCAAATGTTTCCATCAATGTTGGAAGAAAATTAGGTTTAAATCAAATTGAAGAGGCTAAATCAAATGCCAAAATGCTTAAAGGTTATATGTTTATTTTTTCTATTTTTTTATCAGCAATAACTTTTATTCTCATTCTTATTTTAACACAAACTAATTTACTAACTATTGGAATTGAACAACAAGTGGCAAAAGGTTTAAACTCTTATTTTGAAAAAAACCAAATAAGCCTTGATGAAAACTTAATTAGTCAACAGCAAAAAATTGCTAGTCAATTTTACTTAGAACAAATATTTTGAGTTGGACTGATGATTGTCTTAATAAATCCTTTGTGAGTGCAAATAAATACCTCAATGAGTATTATCTCATCTGGTGGCCGTTCTAATTTTAGTTCATTATGAAATTTTGGATTAGCGCTTTTTCAAGTATTATGACAAGTTCTGGATGTCTTTATTTTTCTACCTTTTTTTACAGATGTTTCGCAAAAATTAATTATTACAACTCTAATTTTTTATAGTTCCGATATTATTAAATGAATAGTTTTTGAAACTATTTATTTAAAAGTTGACTGAGCACGAAATATTACAATTAATAACAAAGTTGAGGGTATTAATTAACTTTAGATTATAATATTATAAAACAAGGAGGTATTATGAAAACAATAAAAAGGTGGAATAGTATGCAAATTTCATTTGTAGCTATTTTTATTTCTATTTCTGTAATTATGCTAATTATTGGAACTCGACTTGCTCCTTTTGCAATAATACCTACTTTTCGTTTAGCAATTATTGGTTTACCTATCAAAATTACTGGATTTATTTTTGGACCAATTGTTGGTTTACTTACTGGTTTTTTATCGGATATCATTACTTTCCTGTTTGTGCCTGGGGTTTACTCTTGATATTACACTGTTTATATATCTATCACTGGATTTATTCCTGGTGTATTTTTTTGACTTTTTGTAAAAAAGGGGAAACAATGATTTGAAAAAGAAAATTTACTTGAAAGATTTAGTAAAAAAATTGCTTCTCTACAAGCCAATTTTATAATTAGCCAAGATGACAAAAGTCGTATAAAAATAAAGGAAAATATAAATAATTTAGAAAATAAAATCAAAAAAATTCAAGCTTGAAATGAAGAAAAATATTTACTAAATTTTTATTGAATAATAAGTAATATAATTTTAGTTGCTATTTTAGCTATTATAATATCTGTGGTTTTCTTTTCCCCAAATATCAATTTTGAACATAACAGATTTATTAAAAACAAAACTAGCTTTGTTATCCTCATTCTTTTTGGTACAACTTCAATGATTGTCTTTATTTTTATTGCTAGATTTTTAAAATTCTTCATTAAAAAAGATCGCTATTTAACAATTGTTCCTATTGTTGCTTTTTCAGCTGTTCACGAACCTATTGCTAGCATCATTGCTTCACTTGGTGATGTACAATCAGGAGCGCTTGCTAATTTTGAGACAGCTTTGGTATCTCACTTGATAACTTCACCAATTAAAATTTGGGTTAATTTATCTATTATTTATTTTACAGCTAGAGCTGTTGTTCCTTTAGTACACAAAAAAATATCTTATTCTTTATAAAATTTATTATGAAACCAAACAATAGTAAATTAATTTTTCACAATGTCAAAAATAATTTTTGAAATTTTTTTACACTGCAAATTGATGCCAAACAAAACTTAATTGTCTATTCATCAGATGATGACTTTTTTAAAAATTTTATTAAAATACTTACAGATTCTAGATGAAATCAGGGTTTTGTTATTGATGAAGGTGAAATTATTGAACGCGGGAACCAAAGTACTTTTTATCATTTTTTAACAAAGGGAAAATTTGATGAATATAAAGATCAAATCATTCATAACGTACTAATTAATTTTTGAAAACCGGACAATAGTTATAAAAAATATGATAGCGAATTAATTTCTTTTGCTATGATTGAGAGTCATAAAATCCTTGTACAACTTTTATTAGATTTGAAATCCTTTAAAAATAAGAACATCAACTTTGATGAATTTTTAAATAAAATTGTATTTATAAGAAATAAATATGAATTTTTTCACAAAAACTTTTCTTATCTTTTCAATTTTAAACAAAAATTATGGACTAGCACACCTCTGAAAAGTGAATTAGAAATTATTAAGAAAAAAAGAAGGGAAAGGATTAGAGAAATCAGAGAAAATTCTCATAAAAAACGTATTTTTTTAAAAAACTTTACCAATAACATAAAAGAAATAATAAGGGAAAGTAAAAAAAACATCATAAAAAATGATGAAGATAATTTACAAATACAAAAAATTTTTATAGTTGGGTTTAAATTATTTCTAAAATCGTTAAAAGAAAACAAACTAGTTAAGTCTTTAGAAATCGAACAAGTTTTAACCCTTTATGGTGAATTTGAAAAATGAATTCACAAAGCAACGAATAAACGAGAATTAAACAACGAAATAAGAGTTGCAGATTATTTTAATAGATATTTTAAACAATACATGATAAATTTTGTTAGAGAAAAAAGAGCGCAAAAAAAAGATTTAAATAAGAAAAATAAAATTGAAGCTGAAATATTTAATAAAAATAAAAAAAACTTTGAAAAAAACAACCCTTTTTACAAACGCATGTATTTAAATGAAAAAAACAAACTACATGCTGAAATTGTTTGAGATCATGAGTTAACTAAAGAAAAGAAAAAATTACAAAAAACTAACACTTACTTTTTAAAATATCATATTTTGTCTTTAGTTTTCCAAATTAAACACATTATTAACCACAAAACAATTTTTACTGATGTAAATATAGAAAATTTTGATTTTCTTACTTTTATTAAAGTGTTACTAAATGATTTTATTTCTCTTTTAAATTTGAATTTTTTAGGATTTAAAAATTTTATAAACAAAAATTTGTTTTACAATGAATGTTTAAATAATAACACAAATTTTAGTCAATTGTTTAATATTTACTCATCTTTATCAGTTGAAGATATGTTTAATTTAGAATTTTTAAAAACAAAATTAAAAAAATACCGAAGAGTAGTTTTTAATTGCAAAGACTTCTTTTTTGAACCAAAATATGCAAATATGCTAATTTCCAAACTAATAAAAGATTATAATAAAACTCAAATTATTATTTTTTGTGATAAACCGGTTGAACCAGTAAAAGGAATTGCAATGCTTTTTGTTGAAAAAGGAACTCTTATTGAATACAACCCACAAGTTGATTTACCACTAAAATTGCAAACAAATTATGCGAAAAATTTTTATGAAAACTTTACTTTTGATACAAATCAGTTAGACAATATCCACCTTGATTTATACAAGCAAATTCAAAAACAAAGCTTTCTTGTCAAAGAAAATTACACAATCAACACTTTTGAAAAATTTAAATTTGATTGAAAACCAATAGTAAAAGAAGATGGACAAAATACTCAAAAACAAACAGAAAACAACAACAATAGTAAAAAAATTGAAGATGTTTTAGTTATTGATATTTAAATAAGGAGAGTTTATGAAAAATAAATACAATCACATAGAGGTCGAAAAAGATATTAACCAAAAATGAATTGAAAAAAAATATTTTAAAGCTAGTGACAACCCTAAAAAACCTTTT from Mesomycoplasma conjunctivae encodes the following:
- a CDS encoding BC85_0335 family putative methyltransferase, translated to MNPIIRNILIVSIFAAIAITVITLIISNIKKNKIVKKYQQLNNDKLLVEKNIKINDIVNQIQNTNLIVEEVEFILNIIDTYNYKKPLFLETDGLLSILSAKMNKINTYILKEHLILKQFEDHKKEITQNNIIILDKPENNYDFIYLFNSNYQNEWKVLNFFYKLLDEGGIFVIKLERKNRKNLLNDLKYNNIKYYLDYYFNLIIIKKEKSIKI
- the greA gene encoding transcription elongation factor GreA, encoding MQKNSNNQILLTKEKLEELKQELNNLINIERNNVIEEIKYARQQGDLSENAEYDAAREKQGVIESRIRELDAIITKAQIIRTNTGSSSISVGSKVTIENLKNNKINTFQIVGSSIDADPFQNKISISSAFAQAIMGQHEGDELDVDTIEKYSVRILKVENN
- a CDS encoding MATE family efflux transporter, which gives rise to MHFLHKVKSYFPNSAKQWKLYSKITIPLVLSSLFISLNNFVDNFMVSQISGGVTAIGLANVWTGIAFSFLASINVVGSIIFSQYWGKKDFIRARQINNIRLLLNIFFALLLGAFAWSMPDKMIELVQKNNTNVKEIQNTITAARQYLFVIAFSWVLFAYTITTSSMLRESGSIRAATILTFMTLAINVILNLILIPSLGIVGSALATVIARGITAPSLYIYQYFYKKEVRLIIWEIFSIKKEIWYQFIKRFPGLILTVIASVSISLRAIFWSQGLPQGSIGIDSMDHLYIYWGIGFITVSGITSTISTILLVAFASIQSNVSINVGRKLGLNQIEEAKSNAKMLKGYMFIFSIFLSAITFILILILTQTNLLTIGIEQQVAKGLNSYFEKNQISLDENLISQQQKIASQFYLEQIFWVGLMIVLINPLWVQINTSMSIISSGGRSNFSSLWNFGLALFQVLWQVLDVFIFLPFFTDVSQKLIITTLIFYSSDIIKWIVFETIYLKVDWARNITINNKVEGIN
- a CDS encoding ligand-binding sensor domain-containing protein is translated as MKPNNSKLIFHNVKNNFWNFFTLQIDAKQNLIVYSSDDDFFKNFIKILTDSRWNQGFVIDEGEIIERGNQSTFYHFLTKGKFDEYKDQIIHNVLINFWKPDNSYKKYDSELISFAMIESHKILVQLLLDLKSFKNKNINFDEFLNKIVFIRNKYEFFHKNFSYLFNFKQKLWTSTPLKSELEIIKKKRRERIREIRENSHKKRIFLKNFTNNIKEIIRESKKNIIKNDEDNLQIQKIFIVGFKLFLKSLKENKLVKSLEIEQVLTLYGEFEKWIHKATNKRELNNEIRVADYFNRYFKQYMINFVREKRAQKKDLNKKNKIEAEIFNKNKKNFEKNNPFYKRMYLNEKNKLHAEIVWDHELTKEKKKLQKTNTYFLKYHILSLVFQIKHIINHKTIFTDVNIENFDFLTFIKVLLNDFISLLNLNFLGFKNFINKNLFYNECLNNNTNFSQLFNIYSSLSVEDMFNLEFLKTKLKKYRRVVFNCKDFFFEPKYANMLISKLIKDYNKTQIIIFCDKPVEPVKGIAMLFVEKGTLIEYNPQVDLPLKLQTNYAKNFYENFTFDTNQLDNIHLDLYKQIQKQSFLVKENYTINTFEKFKFDWKPIVKEDGQNTQKQTENNNNSKKIEDVLVIDI